A stretch of Desulfobacter hydrogenophilus DNA encodes these proteins:
- a CDS encoding flavocytochrome c translates to MITWDEQTDVVVIGSGVAGCSAAIEARSAGASVIVLEKMKITGGNTRISDGGLAAPGNRLQKEQGIEDSPELFYQDILKAGLNLNHPALVKTFAEQGAGAVEWLQMKLGVQFMDRLDRFGGHSVARCLTTSSHSGKDIVKAQTSRLKQMEVEIRTQCLLTNLLTDDSGKVCGVRIKTGYNHNDLGFKGQKNIRARRAVILATGGFGNDVAFRMLQNPNLDTTVTSTNHRGATAEGLSSALKIGAVPVHLSWIQTGPWGCVDEVGYGSGSRFASYALYPNGILVDPSTGRRIVSEWAGRQQRSMAIFKAGHPCVGIMDAQGVEHDPQSLKKCLKTGKVYEFSNLIDLAKAYKIPSDTLTSTVKEYNKMIRKGQTDQFAKPLETAQRISSPPFFAMHLWPKVHYTPGGVGINTDAQVIDVGNQPIPNLYAAGEVCGGIHGADRLGSCALTECLVFGRIAGRNAAAERG, encoded by the coding sequence ATGATTACATGGGATGAACAAACAGATGTTGTTGTAATAGGAAGCGGCGTTGCCGGTTGCAGTGCCGCAATTGAGGCCCGCTCAGCAGGTGCATCGGTCATTGTTTTAGAGAAAATGAAAATCACAGGCGGCAACACTCGAATCAGTGACGGAGGCTTGGCCGCACCTGGGAACAGACTACAAAAAGAACAAGGCATAGAAGATTCGCCGGAACTGTTTTACCAAGATATATTAAAGGCCGGATTAAACCTCAACCACCCTGCCCTGGTAAAGACATTCGCAGAACAGGGAGCTGGGGCCGTTGAGTGGCTCCAAATGAAACTGGGCGTTCAATTCATGGATCGCCTGGATCGTTTCGGGGGGCATTCAGTCGCCCGTTGCCTGACAACCAGCAGCCATTCCGGCAAAGATATAGTCAAAGCGCAAACGTCCCGTTTGAAACAAATGGAAGTGGAAATCAGGACACAATGCCTTTTGACAAATTTGCTGACTGATGACAGCGGCAAAGTATGTGGCGTTCGAATCAAAACCGGATATAATCACAATGACCTGGGCTTTAAAGGACAAAAAAATATTCGAGCCCGTCGGGCAGTGATTCTTGCCACAGGCGGATTTGGCAATGATGTTGCCTTTCGGATGCTGCAAAATCCAAATCTGGACACCACTGTCACCTCCACAAACCACCGTGGTGCAACGGCTGAAGGCTTGAGCTCCGCTTTGAAAATCGGAGCGGTGCCTGTCCATTTGTCCTGGATTCAGACCGGCCCATGGGGCTGTGTTGATGAAGTCGGCTATGGTTCCGGATCACGATTTGCTTCGTATGCGTTATACCCCAATGGAATCCTGGTCGATCCCTCAACCGGCCGCCGTATCGTAAGCGAGTGGGCAGGCCGCCAGCAACGGAGTATGGCTATTTTTAAAGCAGGGCATCCCTGTGTCGGGATTATGGATGCCCAAGGGGTAGAACATGATCCCCAAAGTCTAAAAAAATGTCTCAAGACGGGAAAGGTATATGAATTCAGTAACTTGATAGATCTTGCCAAGGCCTATAAAATACCGTCTGATACGCTTACTTCCACAGTAAAAGAGTACAACAAAATGATCAGGAAAGGCCAAACAGATCAATTTGCCAAACCCTTGGAAACTGCGCAACGAATATCCAGCCCACCTTTTTTTGCCATGCATCTGTGGCCAAAAGTCCATTATACCCCGGGAGGTGTGGGAATCAATACAGACGCCCAGGTGATTGATGTTGGCAACCAGCCGATTCCAAACCTATACGCAGCCGGTGAAGTTTGTGGCGGCATTCATGGCGCTGATCGATTAGGAAGTTGCGCACTTACCGAATGCCTTGTTTTTGGACGAATCGCGGGCCGGAATGCTGCTGCGGAGCGAGGCTGA
- a CDS encoding DUF503 domain-containing protein produces MTLNEIKKMVVGIGQIKFRLYDVHSLKAKRSVVKSIISRLQNRFNISVAETGLNDSHDWAQIGFALVGNDARMINSKVDKVFNAADRFGLAVIVDTHMEIIHI; encoded by the coding sequence TTGACCCTGAATGAAATTAAAAAAATGGTTGTTGGAATCGGGCAGATCAAATTCAGACTTTATGATGTTCACTCTCTTAAGGCCAAGCGCTCTGTTGTTAAATCCATTATCTCAAGGCTGCAGAACCGTTTTAACATCAGTGTGGCAGAAACAGGCCTTAATGACAGCCACGACTGGGCCCAGATAGGATTTGCTCTGGTGGGCAACGATGCAAGGATGATCAACTCAAAGGTGGATAAAGTGTTTAATGCAGCTGACCGGTTCGGACTTGCCGTTATTGTCGATACGCATATGGAAATTATTCATATTTAG
- a CDS encoding alpha-2-macroglobulin family protein translates to MKYFRLLFLPVISLCLLFFAFQGLGISAELEARFAGQQTVDGQNALAVTFSLPLNTTQDLSKYFSLIEQADDTPVDGAWILTKDTKVVYFTQIKPDTAYTIHVRKGLAPAHGEALAEEIIYEVTTRSAKPMIAFGSTGFILATDLIKGLPVDSLNIKQADIDFFRVRPERLTDFKDEFWDATYLRHYQSDELSDIADIIYTGRWDLDIKKDLRSRFNIPITHIRELKTPGIYIAVLRGAGHYEYGYRMTWFSISDLGVHARVYDTAIQFFIQSLSTADPIKKAVITGFDKSGKVLFEQSTDKDGLCIIKGHFEKLSLVSVSKKNHISLMAMDTPSLDLSEFAMGEALFRPLDLFVYGPRDIYRPGETVVIDGILRNQDGRAAPRIKVAAKVVQPDGKTIREFTWKPGKGNHFNTSFQLPANALTGKWRVKFSNGDDNFEAYPFLVSEFLPERMKLVIDQADDNILSPDKDLAIHIQGDFLYGAPASGSRANAVIHVKRARDLFPKALPGFEFGGITDLVDTTNTSDDIHLDETGKGVIKVKNQWKEVSSPHWITANVSLYDSGERPVVRNASWQVWPAQILVGIRNMSGTEDDPDQVPNNDTAKFEVILADTQGRLKAAKGLKVTVIREHREYYWEYKNDEWHWGSNSQFYPVDRFDLDIPDQGKAQVNVPVEWGGYRLEIKNPATGLTSTKSIWAGWRPKGQGQSNMNRPDRVDLTLDKPGYLAGDTARVTVKAPQGGKGFLFVDGADNLLTLPIDIPARGKELAITIDPDWTRHDLYVSALVIRPGEPRNAKLPKRSVGLIHLPLDRTDRRMNVDIQAPEKTEPNRRVDVTVNMTNADGKPARNAMVTLAAVDCGILNLTQFKTPDPFGYFFQPRKYSPELHDIYQKLIEAADGSYARMRFGGDMATLTRGGDRPSTDVQILAIHQKMINADAQGNAVFQLELPDFDGQIRIMAIAHTDNTFGSGDKEIILASPIVVQATMPRFLSCGDQGFIMLELNNLTDIVQNITLETDIFGPVSIPDQANHSIALEPHKRERLKLPITAGRTTGRAHITCRIKGIQGPGVSPEMTKTWFIETRSPYPQKTRTWQKILTPGQHFSMPSAAVNTLVPETVTVMASLDSEPPVNLAQHVSELLAYPYGCLEQTVSGFFPHILLSFDQFAQLGVESGTRKATSEKIRHGIQRLLEKQKSSGAFGLWNTHSPESPWLSAYATHMMVEAVDAGYEVPVSAVKKALTRLAVYVRRPKAIRSPGWTDGKMFRAATRAYAAFILARVNSLGLADARNVYAYVKANHPTPLSLIHAGTALGLAGDRTRAFEAFDLALRTRRDDKQVYGGDYGSNVRDLAAAYYYVTTYFTDYTFRGVFLHDLAAELKERQWLSTQERNSLVMAGAAKLAHPAGAWAADVTVGNQTGAHTGKGPGRVIFTKGTAAGGFTVKNTGKSNIYLDLVFTGYPNSLPVPQSRGVSISRQFLDTNAKPVDISKLTAGDRIIVALKIESQKQQLPHALVVDMLPAGFELEDPNVSGSFLIDDIKVAGKTISQWHDDCNTTHTEYRDDRFISALNLGYSESCRIFYAVRVVSPGVFKVPPSLVEDMYRPYIRGVGKTVDRTRVNAPGAAGN, encoded by the coding sequence ATGAAATATTTTCGCCTGCTTTTTTTACCGGTAATATCATTATGCCTGCTTTTTTTCGCATTTCAGGGTCTGGGCATAAGTGCAGAACTTGAAGCCCGGTTTGCCGGTCAGCAGACTGTGGACGGACAAAACGCCCTGGCCGTTACATTTTCTTTACCCCTGAATACGACACAGGACTTAAGCAAGTATTTCAGTCTTATTGAACAAGCCGACGACACTCCCGTGGACGGTGCCTGGATACTGACCAAGGATACAAAGGTGGTCTATTTCACTCAGATTAAACCGGACACCGCCTATACCATCCATGTGAGAAAAGGACTGGCACCGGCCCATGGTGAGGCCCTGGCCGAAGAAATCATATACGAGGTGACCACCCGGTCGGCCAAACCCATGATCGCATTCGGTTCCACGGGATTCATTCTGGCCACGGACCTGATCAAGGGGCTGCCCGTGGACAGCTTAAACATCAAACAGGCAGACATTGATTTTTTCAGGGTACGGCCGGAGCGGCTGACAGATTTCAAGGATGAATTCTGGGATGCCACCTATTTAAGACATTACCAGTCCGATGAGCTATCCGACATCGCAGATATTATTTATACCGGCCGCTGGGATCTGGACATAAAAAAGGACTTACGCAGCCGGTTCAACATCCCCATCACCCATATCCGGGAACTTAAAACGCCCGGTATTTATATTGCCGTACTCCGGGGTGCGGGCCATTATGAATACGGCTACCGCATGACCTGGTTTTCCATTTCCGATTTAGGGGTGCATGCCAGGGTATATGACACCGCCATCCAGTTTTTCATCCAGAGCCTTTCAACGGCAGACCCAATTAAAAAAGCGGTCATCACGGGATTTGACAAGAGTGGCAAGGTCCTGTTTGAGCAGTCAACGGATAAAGACGGCCTGTGCATTATAAAAGGACATTTTGAGAAACTTTCTCTGGTGTCTGTTTCGAAAAAAAATCATATCAGCCTGATGGCCATGGATACCCCGTCCCTTGATCTGTCGGAATTTGCCATGGGCGAGGCTCTGTTCAGGCCCCTGGATTTGTTTGTATACGGTCCCCGGGACATTTACCGTCCCGGGGAAACCGTTGTGATTGACGGCATCTTGCGAAACCAGGATGGCCGGGCGGCGCCCAGGATAAAGGTCGCAGCCAAGGTGGTTCAACCCGACGGAAAAACCATTCGCGAATTTACCTGGAAGCCGGGCAAAGGCAACCATTTCAACACCAGTTTTCAGCTGCCCGCCAATGCGCTGACAGGAAAATGGCGGGTAAAATTTTCCAATGGCGATGACAATTTTGAAGCGTATCCCTTTCTGGTGTCCGAATTTCTGCCCGAACGCATGAAGCTGGTCATTGACCAGGCGGACGACAACATTCTGTCCCCGGATAAAGACCTTGCCATCCACATCCAGGGAGACTTTCTGTACGGGGCTCCTGCAAGTGGCAGCCGTGCCAATGCCGTGATCCACGTGAAACGGGCGCGGGATCTGTTCCCAAAAGCCTTACCCGGTTTTGAATTCGGTGGTATCACCGATCTTGTCGACACCACCAACACCAGTGATGACATCCATCTGGATGAAACAGGAAAAGGCGTTATTAAGGTGAAGAATCAGTGGAAAGAAGTGAGCTCTCCCCACTGGATCACCGCCAATGTAAGCCTGTACGATTCCGGGGAACGCCCGGTGGTCAGAAACGCCTCCTGGCAGGTGTGGCCGGCCCAAATTCTTGTGGGCATAAGAAACATGTCCGGCACGGAAGATGACCCCGATCAGGTCCCCAACAATGACACCGCAAAATTTGAAGTGATCCTGGCCGATACCCAGGGTCGACTTAAGGCTGCAAAGGGCCTGAAGGTCACGGTGATCCGGGAGCATCGGGAATATTACTGGGAATATAAAAACGATGAATGGCACTGGGGCAGCAACAGCCAGTTCTATCCCGTGGACCGGTTTGATCTTGATATTCCGGACCAGGGCAAGGCCCAGGTAAATGTCCCCGTGGAATGGGGCGGCTACCGCCTGGAAATAAAAAATCCCGCCACAGGCCTGACAAGTACCAAAAGCATCTGGGCCGGCTGGCGCCCCAAAGGCCAGGGCCAGAGCAACATGAACCGGCCGGACCGGGTGGATCTGACCCTGGACAAACCCGGCTACCTGGCCGGAGACACGGCCCGGGTGACGGTCAAGGCGCCCCAGGGCGGAAAAGGTTTTTTATTTGTGGATGGCGCAGACAATCTTTTAACCCTGCCCATTGATATTCCTGCCCGGGGAAAAGAGCTTGCCATCACCATTGATCCGGACTGGACGCGCCACGATCTGTATGTATCCGCACTGGTGATCCGGCCCGGAGAACCCAGAAATGCAAAACTGCCCAAGCGGTCCGTGGGACTGATCCACCTTCCCCTTGACCGCACCGACCGCCGTATGAACGTTGATATCCAGGCCCCGGAAAAAACAGAACCCAACCGCCGGGTGGATGTGACGGTCAATATGACGAATGCCGACGGCAAACCGGCCAGGAACGCCATGGTCACCCTGGCTGCCGTGGATTGCGGAATTTTAAACCTGACCCAGTTTAAAACCCCGGACCCCTTTGGCTACTTTTTTCAACCCCGGAAATACAGCCCCGAGCTCCATGACATTTACCAAAAACTCATTGAAGCCGCAGACGGCAGCTATGCAAGAATGCGTTTTGGCGGGGATATGGCAACCCTGACCCGGGGCGGAGACCGACCCTCAACCGATGTACAGATCCTGGCCATCCATCAAAAGATGATTAACGCCGACGCCCAGGGCAACGCCGTATTCCAGCTGGAACTTCCGGATTTTGACGGACAGATACGGATCATGGCCATTGCCCATACGGACAACACCTTTGGCTCCGGGGACAAGGAGATAATCCTGGCCTCACCCATCGTGGTCCAGGCCACCATGCCGCGTTTTCTTTCCTGCGGTGACCAGGGCTTTATCATGCTGGAACTGAACAACTTAACAGATATTGTCCAGAATATAACCCTGGAAACGGACATCTTCGGGCCGGTGTCTATCCCAGACCAGGCCAATCACAGCATTGCCCTGGAACCCCATAAACGTGAACGCCTCAAACTGCCGATTACCGCAGGACGCACAACGGGTCGGGCGCACATCACCTGCCGGATAAAAGGCATCCAGGGGCCGGGTGTATCACCGGAAATGACCAAAACCTGGTTCATAGAAACCCGGTCTCCCTATCCCCAGAAGACCCGGACCTGGCAAAAGATACTGACACCGGGACAACATTTTTCCATGCCGTCTGCAGCCGTGAACACCCTGGTGCCCGAGACGGTAACCGTAATGGCCAGCCTGGATTCAGAGCCGCCGGTGAACCTGGCCCAGCATGTCAGTGAATTGCTGGCCTATCCGTACGGATGTCTGGAGCAGACCGTATCAGGGTTTTTCCCCCATATACTGCTCTCCTTTGATCAATTTGCGCAATTGGGTGTCGAATCAGGCACCAGGAAAGCCACCAGTGAAAAAATCAGGCACGGCATCCAGCGCCTGCTTGAAAAACAGAAAAGCTCCGGTGCCTTTGGCCTGTGGAATACCCACAGCCCGGAAAGCCCCTGGCTGAGCGCCTATGCCACCCATATGATGGTCGAAGCGGTGGACGCAGGATATGAAGTGCCTGTGAGTGCAGTGAAAAAGGCCCTTACCCGCCTTGCCGTATATGTTCGCCGCCCCAAGGCCATCCGGAGTCCGGGATGGACCGACGGTAAAATGTTCAGGGCGGCCACCCGGGCCTATGCCGCCTTTATCCTTGCCCGGGTCAATTCCCTGGGACTTGCGGATGCCAGGAATGTTTATGCCTATGTGAAAGCCAACCATCCCACACCCTTGAGCCTGATCCATGCGGGCACGGCCCTTGGACTTGCCGGTGACCGTACCAGGGCATTTGAGGCCTTTGACCTGGCCCTGAGAACCCGGCGGGATGACAAACAGGTGTATGGCGGTGACTACGGTTCCAATGTCCGGGACCTGGCTGCCGCCTACTATTATGTCACCACCTATTTTACCGACTATACCTTCCGGGGCGTGTTCCTCCACGACCTTGCTGCCGAGCTAAAAGAACGGCAGTGGCTCTCCACCCAGGAACGTAACAGCCTGGTCATGGCAGGCGCGGCCAAACTGGCCCATCCGGCCGGGGCATGGGCGGCCGATGTGACCGTTGGAAACCAAACCGGCGCCCACACAGGGAAAGGTCCGGGTCGGGTGATATTCACAAAGGGTACTGCGGCCGGAGGATTCACAGTAAAAAACACCGGAAAATCAAATATTTACCTGGATCTTGTATTCACCGGATACCCCAACAGCCTGCCGGTCCCCCAAAGCCGGGGTGTGAGCATATCCAGGCAGTTTCTGGACACCAACGCAAAGCCAGTGGATATTTCCAAGTTGACTGCCGGGGACCGGATCATTGTGGCCTTAAAGATTGAATCCCAAAAACAGCAACTGCCCCATGCCCTGGTGGTGGACATGCTGCCGGCCGGATTTGAGCTGGAAGACCCCAATGTGTCTGGATCATTCCTCATTGATGATATAAAGGTGGCCGGCAAAACCATTTCCCAATGGCATGACGATTGTAATACAACCCACACCGAATACAGGGATGACAGATTTATTTCAGCCCTGAATCTTGGATACAGTGAATCCTGCCGGATTTTTTACGCCGTACGGGTGGTCAGTCCCGGTGTTTTCAAGGTCCCACCGTCACTGGTGGAAGACATGTACCGGCCTTATATCCGGGGTGTGGGTAAAACCGTTGACCGAACCCGTGTGAACGCTCCCGGTGCCGCTGGCAACTGA
- the pbpC gene encoding penicillin-binding protein 1C, with translation MGKTTRRITRKAVTIAGILLFVLLAGGIGFIGLDHLFPFDTTRRPVSTVIVDRHHAPLRAFADKTGVWRYPARPDQVSSLYLQALLSYEDRWFYYHPGINPLAICRAFFQNLTHGRIVSGGSTLTMQTARILDSSKKGNRPSSPGFFPRMGIKLRQMFRALQLEYHFTKDELLGLYLTHAPFGANVEGIQAACYTWLGKDAKEMTRAEAALMAVLPQAPSRYRPDRHPVRAAKARGKVLDRMGRFDIWRADQIRAAKQEPVMSFRFPTSMTAPLAARRLKVIYPDAEVINTFIDENLQMHMAELLRAYMERLPPKQSGAVLVVNHKTLEIEAYAGSADFFNSSRLGHVDMIQALRSPGSTLKPFIYGLSMDQGLIHSHSMLLDVPRYKKNYNPGNFTRGFSGPVTVTRALQDSLNLPAVQVLEAFGPGRFHDRLRNAGARFQFKGKPNLSMALGGVGTSLDSLVTLYTAIGRGGIAGKPRLCPKEPVQERYLMSPGAAFIIRDILSRPFPGRQGVGRLSGELSMAWKTGTSYGFRDAWAMGLKGDYTVGIWIGRPDGSPSPGQYGAITALPLLGQVMESIAAGVGTRKPPESVLKETICWPSGLAASGIRGRAKGACAKKFDAWILDGQIPSTMTGETGLTAPLVRTFWVDSKGMRATPACAAIGKKTVALWPWQAEPFIPAPWRRATVLPKDSPTCPGMAPLILPDIRIVSVSDNSILTCQPGQTTFPTIPLRALGGRGERQWFLNKTPLMNADGSAPFFMPMPVPGRYHLAVVDESGSFDQVCFSVIELNP, from the coding sequence ATGGGTAAAACAACACGACGCATTACCCGAAAAGCAGTAACGATTGCCGGAATTTTACTCTTTGTTCTACTGGCAGGCGGTATCGGCTTTATTGGGCTGGACCATTTATTCCCCTTTGACACCACGAGACGGCCCGTCTCCACGGTGATTGTGGACCGCCACCACGCACCCTTGCGGGCCTTTGCCGACAAAACCGGGGTGTGGCGTTACCCGGCAAGGCCCGACCAGGTCTCTTCGCTTTACCTTCAAGCGCTTTTATCCTATGAAGACCGCTGGTTCTATTATCATCCCGGCATCAACCCCCTGGCCATCTGCCGGGCGTTTTTCCAGAACCTGACCCACGGCCGGATCGTATCCGGCGGATCAACGCTCACCATGCAGACCGCCCGGATTCTTGATAGCAGTAAAAAAGGGAACCGCCCCTCATCCCCAGGGTTTTTCCCGCGCATGGGTATCAAACTGCGCCAGATGTTCAGGGCACTTCAGCTGGAATACCACTTTACTAAGGATGAACTTCTTGGGTTATACCTTACCCACGCCCCGTTTGGCGCCAATGTTGAAGGAATCCAAGCTGCCTGCTACACCTGGCTGGGCAAGGATGCAAAGGAGATGACCCGGGCCGAAGCCGCCCTGATGGCCGTACTGCCCCAGGCCCCGTCCAGATACCGGCCCGACCGCCATCCTGTCAGAGCGGCAAAGGCCCGGGGCAAGGTGCTTGACCGGATGGGCCGATTCGATATCTGGCGTGCAGACCAGATCAGGGCAGCCAAGCAGGAGCCTGTGATGTCTTTCAGGTTTCCCACGTCTATGACAGCACCCCTGGCAGCCCGGCGGCTGAAAGTTATTTACCCGGATGCGGAAGTGATCAACACGTTTATTGATGAAAACCTGCAGATGCACATGGCAGAACTTTTGCGGGCATATATGGAAAGACTGCCCCCAAAGCAATCCGGGGCCGTTCTGGTGGTCAATCACAAGACCCTGGAAATTGAAGCCTATGCAGGATCTGCAGACTTTTTCAATTCATCCAGGCTGGGCCATGTGGATATGATCCAGGCCCTAAGGTCTCCGGGTTCCACATTGAAACCCTTTATTTATGGCCTTTCCATGGATCAGGGTCTAATTCATTCCCATTCCATGCTCCTGGATGTGCCAAGATATAAAAAAAACTATAACCCGGGCAATTTCACCCGGGGATTTTCAGGACCTGTCACCGTAACCCGGGCGTTGCAGGATTCGTTGAATCTGCCTGCGGTCCAGGTGCTGGAGGCATTTGGTCCGGGGCGTTTCCACGACAGATTGCGTAACGCAGGGGCCCGGTTTCAATTTAAAGGTAAACCCAATCTCTCCATGGCCCTGGGGGGTGTGGGCACAAGCCTGGACTCACTGGTAACCCTGTATACGGCCATCGGGCGCGGCGGTATTGCCGGTAAACCGCGTTTATGCCCCAAGGAGCCTGTGCAGGAGCGGTATCTGATGAGTCCCGGTGCAGCCTTTATCATCCGGGACATTCTGTCCCGGCCCTTTCCGGGCAGACAGGGCGTCGGAAGGCTGTCTGGTGAATTGTCTATGGCATGGAAAACCGGCACCAGCTACGGATTCAGGGATGCCTGGGCCATGGGCCTCAAGGGGGATTACACGGTGGGGATATGGATCGGGCGGCCCGACGGCTCTCCGTCCCCGGGACAGTATGGCGCCATCACGGCGCTTCCCCTTCTTGGCCAAGTAATGGAAAGCATAGCCGCTGGTGTGGGAACACGGAAACCGCCTGAAAGCGTATTAAAAGAGACCATATGCTGGCCGTCCGGCCTTGCTGCATCCGGAATCCGAGGCCGGGCAAAGGGGGCCTGTGCCAAAAAATTTGATGCCTGGATACTTGACGGACAGATCCCGTCAACCATGACCGGAGAAACCGGCCTGACCGCTCCCCTGGTCCGGACATTCTGGGTGGACAGCAAAGGCATGCGGGCAACACCGGCCTGTGCTGCCATTGGAAAAAAAACGGTGGCCTTGTGGCCATGGCAGGCAGAGCCCTTTATCCCGGCCCCTTGGCGACGGGCGACCGTGCTGCCCAAGGATTCGCCCACCTGCCCCGGCATGGCGCCCCTGATTTTACCTGATATACGAATTGTTTCGGTTTCAGACAACAGTATCCTGACCTGCCAGCCCGGGCAGACCACTTTTCCCACCATCCCCCTAAGGGCCCTGGGCGGCAGAGGCGAACGCCAGTGGTTCCTGAATAAAACCCCCCTGATGAATGCCGACGGTTCAGCCCCGTTTTTTATGCCCATGCCGGTGCCGGGACGGTATCATCTGGCCGTGGTGGATGAATCCGGCAGTTTTGACCAGGTCTGTTTTTCCGTCATTGAACTCAATCCATGA
- a CDS encoding NUDIX hydrolase — MSIKFCTQCGHPMTRQIPQDDDHVREVCASCGHIHYENPKMVVGTIPVFQDRILMCKRNIEPRKGCWTLPAGYLENEESVQQGAVRETLEETRVEVRILSPYRMFNILFVDQVYLMFIAELLSQDFGPTTESTDVRLFSQSDIPWNEIAFDVIRETLDDYFKDRGNARHYAFKPQDFGFKIKDLEFSPSSGGVIADTLF, encoded by the coding sequence ATGTCAATCAAATTTTGCACCCAGTGCGGCCATCCCATGACCCGCCAGATCCCCCAGGACGATGACCATGTCCGGGAGGTGTGCGCCTCATGTGGCCATATTCACTATGAAAATCCCAAAATGGTTGTGGGCACGATTCCTGTTTTCCAGGACAGGATTTTAATGTGCAAACGCAATATTGAGCCCCGAAAAGGGTGCTGGACCCTTCCTGCCGGATATCTTGAAAACGAGGAATCCGTCCAGCAGGGTGCCGTTCGAGAGACCTTGGAGGAGACCCGTGTCGAGGTCCGAATTCTATCGCCTTACAGGATGTTCAATATACTTTTTGTGGACCAGGTTTACCTGATGTTCATTGCTGAACTATTATCCCAGGATTTTGGCCCCACCACGGAAAGCACGGATGTTCGTCTGTTTTCCCAATCAGATATCCCATGGAACGAAATTGCCTTTGACGTCATCCGTGAGACCCTGGATGACTATTTTAAGGACCGCGGAAATGCCCGACATTATGCATTTAAACCCCAGGATTTCGGGTTTAAGATCAAGGATCTTGAGTTTTCGCCGAGCAGTGGGGGCGTAATAGCCGATACCTTATTTTAA
- a CDS encoding type II toxin-antitoxin system HicB family antitoxin, producing MIKTVLKKGLTPSKSKLLADLYAGYNIPLEAARVYENWLADSPEDALKGIREVVAEVVEDMKVNAEQIPEPIALKNYSGKFMVRIPPEVHRALAIKAAETGISLNRLASSKLGQ from the coding sequence TTGATAAAAACCGTCTTGAAAAAGGGCTTGACCCCATCCAAAAGCAAACTTTTGGCAGACTTGTATGCCGGGTACAACATTCCATTGGAAGCGGCCCGGGTGTATGAAAACTGGTTGGCCGACTCCCCTGAGGATGCCTTGAAGGGCATTAGAGAGGTCGTTGCTGAAGTTGTAGAAGATATGAAAGTAAACGCCGAACAAATTCCAGAACCTATCGCTTTGAAAAATTATAGCGGAAAATTTATGGTTAGGATTCCCCCTGAAGTCCATCGCGCTCTTGCTATCAAAGCAGCTGAAACAGGTATCAGCTTAAATCGTCTTGCCAGTTCCAAACTCGGCCAGTAA